A DNA window from Enoplosus armatus isolate fEnoArm2 chromosome 9, fEnoArm2.hap1, whole genome shotgun sequence contains the following coding sequences:
- the LOC139290054 gene encoding prostate stem cell antigen-like yields MKMLLSLVLLSLLVPPALSLQCYVCSSSATNEECNNNTQECQTPLDTCMTVVDTLGTSKAIVKQCASLATCTGAASSASVDSNRNGNTVSCCNSFNLCNFSGAESIHIHTTLLLLTVGVLFLLSR; encoded by the exons ATGAAGATGCTGCTCAGCCTCgtgctcctctccctcctcgtcCCTCCAG CGCTGTCGTTGCAGTGCTACGTGTGCAGTTCTTCTGCCACCAATGAAgaatgcaacaacaacactcaGGAGTGTCAGACGCCGCTGGACACGTGCATGACTGTCGTCGACACTTTAG GCACTTCGAAAGCCATAGTGAAGCAATGTGCCAGCCTGGCCACGTGTACAGGAGCTGCCTCGTCCGCCTCAGTCGACTCAAACAGAAACGGAAACACCGTCAGCTGCTGCAACAGTTTTAACTTGTGCAACTTCAGTGGAGCTGAGtccattcacatacacacaacactgcTGCTTTTGACTGTGGGTGTATTATTCCTGCTGTCACGCTGA